One genomic segment of Clostridium estertheticum subsp. estertheticum includes these proteins:
- a CDS encoding aminotransferase class IV, with the protein MILMNGEENEGKLSLDSGFFFGRGAFETILIKDEPILLANHINRLNSGLNTLGVNKKITQAEIYAAMLKLNCKNCVFKIMVSEKNTIITTRQIPYKNSDYENGYSLGLSEVRRNAYSNLTYVKSFNYVENIIERGIIIDKGYNEALFLNTDGFLSEGAVSNIFFVKNETVYTPKIKCGLLPGIVREFVIQNSSDMGFIVEEGEFTYDQLMDAEGVFITNSIMGIMKVNKIDDKVLNQSTVVSEIKRYYDTYVQRYRG; encoded by the coding sequence ATGATACTTATGAATGGTGAAGAGAACGAGGGTAAGCTATCTTTAGATAGTGGTTTTTTCTTCGGCAGGGGAGCATTTGAGACAATACTTATCAAAGATGAACCAATACTTCTTGCAAATCATATAAATAGGTTAAACAGCGGGCTGAATACACTAGGAGTAAATAAAAAAATTACCCAGGCAGAAATTTATGCAGCTATGTTAAAGCTTAATTGTAAAAATTGCGTGTTTAAAATTATGGTATCTGAAAAAAATACTATAATTACTACAAGGCAAATTCCTTATAAGAACAGTGACTATGAAAACGGATATTCATTAGGTCTAAGTGAAGTTAGGCGAAATGCATATTCTAATTTGACATATGTTAAATCATTTAATTATGTGGAAAATATAATTGAACGAGGTATTATTATAGATAAAGGGTACAATGAAGCACTATTTTTAAATACAGATGGATTTTTAAGTGAAGGAGCTGTAAGTAATATATTCTTCGTTAAGAATGAGACTGTATATACACCCAAAATCAAATGTGGATTATTGCCAGGTATTGTGAGGGAATTTGTTATTCAAAATTCATCAGATATGGGATTCATTGTAGAGGAAGGAGAGTTTACATATGATCAATTGATGGATGCTGAGGGTGTGTTTATAACTAATAGTATTATGGGTATAATGAAGGTGAATAAAATTGATGATAAGGTTCTTAATCAAAGCACAGTTGTATCTGAAATAAAAAGGTATTACGATACATACGTACAAAGATACAGGGGTTAA
- the pabB gene encoding aminodeoxychorismate synthase component I, which yields MKLTIEKVHTKLDGFDIYSLFKENLDTILLDSVRDKETLGRYSFIGVNCFLKFKSKNGMCNIFGKAYAGDTFEELNKILKEYYIENNTELPFVAGGMGYFSYDLGRELEELPNIAKEDIDIPHCCYNFYDNIIIIDNLKKNTYISALGILKSQKDSIYDIKSRIQNGNKVLYEKVGDITNKFTSDFQKNRYINTLSKVRAYIKSGDIYITNLSQRYSCSINRNAYEIYKDLRHINPAPFAAFMNFEDFNIICSSPERFLSIRDRVVETRPIKGTMPRGKDVDEDIKNKNILINSEKDKAELLNVVDLERNDLSKVCKPKSVKVTQLFKLEEYSTVFHLVSTVVGELKEEVGPIECIKACFPGGSITGTPKIRSMEIIEELEPVRRNIYTGALGYLGFDGNVDLNIIIRTILIKGNKAYFGVGGGITWDSNEKSEYDETIDKAIALMRVL from the coding sequence ATGAAACTGACAATTGAAAAAGTACATACTAAACTTGATGGTTTTGATATATATTCTTTATTTAAAGAAAATCTTGATACTATATTATTAGATAGTGTTAGGGATAAAGAAACATTAGGGAGATATTCTTTTATAGGAGTTAATTGTTTTTTAAAATTTAAAAGTAAAAATGGTATGTGTAATATTTTCGGTAAAGCATATGCAGGGGATACATTTGAGGAGCTAAATAAGATTCTAAAAGAGTATTATATAGAAAATAATACAGAATTACCATTTGTGGCTGGTGGTATGGGATATTTTTCATATGATCTAGGTAGGGAACTTGAAGAGTTACCGAATATAGCAAAGGAGGATATAGATATACCTCATTGCTGTTATAACTTTTATGATAATATAATTATTATAGATAATCTTAAAAAAAACACTTACATATCTGCACTAGGAATACTTAAATCTCAGAAAGACAGTATTTACGATATAAAAAGCCGTATACAAAATGGTAATAAAGTTCTATATGAAAAAGTAGGAGACATAACAAACAAATTTACTTCGGATTTTCAAAAAAATAGGTACATTAATACTCTATCAAAGGTAAGAGCTTATATAAAAAGTGGAGACATATATATTACAAATTTGTCACAAAGGTATAGTTGCAGCATAAACCGAAACGCATATGAAATATATAAAGATTTAAGACATATAAATCCGGCACCATTTGCTGCTTTTATGAATTTTGAGGACTTTAATATAATATGTTCTTCCCCAGAAAGATTTCTAAGTATAAGGGATAGAGTGGTAGAAACTAGACCTATAAAGGGAACTATGCCAAGGGGTAAAGATGTAGATGAGGACATCAAAAATAAAAATATATTAATAAATAGTGAAAAGGATAAAGCTGAGCTTTTAAATGTGGTTGATTTAGAGAGAAACGATTTAAGCAAGGTTTGCAAACCCAAATCAGTTAAAGTAACACAGCTTTTTAAATTAGAGGAGTATAGTACAGTTTTTCATTTGGTATCTACGGTAGTAGGTGAATTAAAAGAGGAAGTAGGTCCAATCGAATGCATTAAAGCATGTTTCCCCGGAGGCTCCATAACTGGTACACCTAAAATACGTTCCATGGAAATTATCGAGGAGTTAGAACCTGTGAGGAGAAATATATATACGGGCGCACTTGGATATTTGGGATTTGACGGGAATGTAGATTTGAATATAATTATTAGAACAATTTTAATAAAGGGAAATAAAGCCTATTTCGGAGTAGGTGGAGGTATAACTTGGGATTCTAATGAAAAATCGGAATATGATGAAACTATAGATAAGGCGATAGCATTAATGAGAGTCTTATAA
- a CDS encoding anthranilate synthase component II, translating into MFLMIDNYDSFVYNLVRYFEELGEKVLVYRNDKITLADIKRIKPEGIIISPGPKSPEYAGKCMEIVEKFKGQIPILGICLGHQVIAEVFGGKIVPGREPVHGKVSVIKHSGKYIFKDIKNPMKVTRYHSLIVERDSLPVVLEITSETDDGVIMGIRHKNYFIEGLQFHPEAELTQYGHEILENFINEVRSQNKLVKG; encoded by the coding sequence ATGTTTTTAATGATAGATAATTATGATTCATTTGTATATAACCTAGTTAGATATTTTGAAGAATTAGGTGAGAAGGTATTAGTATATAGAAATGATAAGATTACCTTAGCGGATATAAAGAGAATTAAACCAGAAGGAATAATTATTTCGCCAGGCCCAAAATCTCCAGAATATGCAGGAAAATGCATGGAGATAGTAGAAAAATTTAAAGGGCAGATACCTATTTTGGGGATATGTTTAGGCCATCAGGTTATTGCTGAGGTGTTTGGTGGTAAAATCGTCCCTGGACGTGAACCTGTGCATGGGAAGGTATCTGTAATTAAACATAGTGGAAAATATATTTTTAAAGATATAAAGAATCCAATGAAGGTTACAAGGTATCATTCATTAATAGTGGAAAGAGATTCACTACCTGTGGTATTAGAAATTACTAGTGAAACCGATGATGGAGTTATAATGGGAATAAGACATAAAAATTATTTTATAGAAGGATTACAATTTCACCCAGAAGCTGAGCTTACACAGTATGGACATGAAATTCTTGAAAATTTTATTAATGAAGTTAGAAGTCAAAACAAATTAGTTAAAGGTTAA
- a CDS encoding PHP domain-containing protein, with the protein MYNRGDFHLHTNASDGKLSPKELIHEASLNGLDIIAITDHDTTLNVEEGIREGINNNIRVIPGIELSTVHNNESIHILGYFKDDEYKNLDFQNFLKDIEDSRVFRGRKIVENLDLFFKIKLDYQKVLDQAKGVIARPHIAKAIIDAGYKYDWNYIFDTFLSNDSPAYVHIKRIPTADGISLLKKVNALVVLAHPVLIKKTSIDEMLGFDFDGIEAVYPINTKKQKSLLKAKAKEYNKFVTAGSDFHGISTSDTGHGLVGCVSLSNEELAIFVNKLES; encoded by the coding sequence ATGTACAACAGAGGTGATTTCCATCTTCATACAAATGCATCTGATGGAAAACTAAGTCCTAAGGAATTAATTCACGAGGCTTCTTTAAATGGATTAGATATTATTGCAATAACTGATCATGACACTACTTTAAATGTCGAGGAAGGAATTAGAGAAGGTATAAATAATAATATAAGGGTAATACCTGGTATAGAATTATCTACAGTTCATAATAATGAAAGCATCCATATTCTTGGATATTTTAAAGACGATGAATATAAAAATTTAGATTTTCAAAATTTTTTAAAAGATATAGAGGATTCTAGAGTATTTAGAGGCAGAAAAATAGTAGAAAATCTAGATCTATTTTTCAAAATAAAATTAGACTACCAAAAGGTTCTAGATCAAGCAAAAGGAGTAATAGCTAGGCCACATATAGCTAAAGCCATAATTGATGCTGGCTATAAATATGATTGGAACTATATATTTGATACTTTTCTTTCAAACGATAGCCCTGCATATGTGCACATTAAAAGAATTCCAACAGCTGATGGTATAAGCCTATTAAAGAAGGTTAACGCATTAGTTGTACTTGCACATCCAGTTTTAATTAAAAAAACTTCTATAGATGAGATGTTAGGATTTGATTTTGATGGTATTGAGGCAGTTTATCCAATAAACACAAAAAAACAGAAATCGCTTCTAAAAGCAAAAGCTAAAGAATACAATAAATTCGTTACTGCCGGTTCAGATTTTCATGGAATTTCAACATCTGACACTGGTCATGGACTTGTTGGCTGCGTTTCCTTAAGTAATGAAGAACTAGCTATCTTTGTAAATAAACTAGAATCATAA
- a CDS encoding aminopeptidase: MSDVKSLEKTYEVAWDKYNKNDLEKVFTLSDNYIDFMSKCKTERECVTEFITLAKKNGYKNIDTYIKEGTKLKAGDKVYASSMGKTLALFLIGSEPIEKGFKILGAHIDSPRLDLKPNPLYEDSDLALVKTHYYGGVKKYQWVTLPLAIHGVVVKKDGTVVNVVIGEDEKEPVVGISDLLIHLSADQMKKTLDKAIEGEELNVFMGSIPIKDKEAKNRVKLNILKLLNNKYGIDEEDFVSSELEVVPAGRARNYGLDSSMVMAYGHDDRVCAYTSYEALMNMKQTDKTCIVLLVDKEEVGSIGATGMQSKFFENTVAEVVNLLGKYSELKVRRALANSKMLSSDVTAAYDPTFPSVMEKRNSAYFGKGIVLNKYTGARGKSGCNDANPEFIAELRGIMEKHNITWQTSELGKVDQGGGGTIAYILAEYGMQVIDSGVALHNMHAPWEIASKADIYEACRAYEAFLIEA; encoded by the coding sequence ATGTCAGATGTTAAAAGTTTAGAAAAAACATATGAAGTAGCTTGGGACAAATATAATAAAAATGATCTCGAAAAAGTATTTACATTATCGGATAATTATATAGATTTTATGTCAAAATGCAAAACCGAAAGAGAATGTGTAACAGAGTTTATTACACTTGCTAAAAAAAATGGTTATAAAAATATTGATACTTATATAAAAGAGGGTACCAAATTAAAAGCTGGTGATAAAGTTTATGCAAGTAGTATGGGAAAAACTTTAGCATTATTTTTAATTGGGTCTGAGCCTATTGAAAAGGGTTTTAAAATTTTAGGTGCTCATATTGACTCACCAAGACTTGATTTAAAACCAAATCCACTATATGAGGATTCAGATTTAGCATTAGTTAAAACACATTACTACGGTGGTGTTAAAAAATACCAATGGGTTACCTTACCTCTTGCTATACATGGTGTTGTAGTTAAAAAAGATGGAACAGTGGTAAATGTAGTAATAGGAGAAGATGAAAAAGAACCAGTAGTTGGAATTTCGGATCTTCTAATTCACTTATCTGCAGATCAAATGAAAAAAACTTTAGATAAAGCTATTGAAGGCGAAGAGTTGAATGTATTTATGGGAAGTATACCAATAAAGGATAAAGAGGCTAAAAATAGAGTAAAATTAAATATTTTAAAACTTTTAAATAATAAATATGGTATAGATGAAGAAGACTTTGTATCATCTGAATTAGAGGTAGTGCCTGCAGGTAGGGCTAGAAATTATGGCCTAGACAGCAGTATGGTTATGGCTTATGGACATGATGACAGAGTTTGTGCTTATACTTCATATGAAGCATTAATGAACATGAAGCAAACAGATAAAACATGTATAGTTTTACTTGTTGATAAAGAAGAAGTTGGAAGTATTGGCGCAACTGGAATGCAATCAAAATTCTTTGAAAACACAGTAGCTGAAGTTGTTAATTTACTCGGAAAATACAGTGAGTTAAAGGTAAGAAGGGCACTTGCAAATTCAAAAATGTTGTCTTCAGACGTAACTGCTGCATATGACCCAACATTTCCATCAGTTATGGAGAAACGTAATTCTGCATATTTTGGTAAAGGTATAGTTTTAAACAAATATACTGGAGCTCGTGGCAAAAGCGGATGCAATGATGCAAATCCAGAGTTTATTGCAGAGCTTAGAGGCATAATGGAAAAGCATAATATAACATGGCAGACGTCAGAACTTGGAAAAGTAGACCAAGGCGGTGGAGGTACTATAGCTTATATATTAGCTGAGTATGGCATGCAGGTTATTGATTCAGGAGTTGCTCTTCATAACATGCATGCACCATGGGAAATTGCAAGTAAAGCAGATATCTATGAAGCATGTAGAGCTTATGAAGCATTTTTAATTGAGGCTTAG